A single genomic interval of Malania oleifera isolate guangnan ecotype guangnan chromosome 11, ASM2987363v1, whole genome shotgun sequence harbors:
- the LOC131168474 gene encoding uncharacterized protein LOC131168474 isoform X2, producing the protein MKSVSSCPVCKVPYRRREVRPAPHMDNLVSVYKSMEVASGITIFVTQNAPSTKLSDEGKQVESDCCHGKQETGGACQDKAEDKRKSKGKGSKKSFQTNLQNSGPDTTKPSFPTKKRVQVPQNLLSKTPLQPQKCESGLVESTKEGSKNGSNVINKNPVLYGKGEPVFSPFFWLREDEDAEILSQMMDSDHVMDTPLLNAPSFSDMKDSDEEMPSDIMQEGKVHSSSNVADCFDSAMFDWTQRPCSPELCSSPIGMQFGDTDEFDGIQEKELNTFSKSTTAYGQEPFTEAAKTLNTKQRSDVPDFESPSMTHSKNACGHIETKKSNKKCRKSIATAQKKHKKKSIDQILDTNVNPNIVADSVEETCDRNVNSTNLANITNKMSKKTVSDMGVIDSTPDGVPALFVHATHLNEGINMISNLPSAFDNKHGSHEDFNAKTIQSRERINMQGQKNAFVRSKKRKQGFGKDSILEVPATKTQRNKVAFSELSPLSVPAVDEKAANFGEKTSQQAREIKSSVNPKCSQRLRCSKKLKVSSDVPKNKMADDIQKGHMKVAAAEENQSNGHPDFNDLDHAFTAKIANSGVVLRKCETVPKKFQCAFCHSAEDSEASGEMTHYFNGMCVKADYNGGCDVIHSHRNCTEWAPNVYFEDEVAINLEAELARSRRIKCSLCGIKGAALGCYDKGCRRSFHFPCAKLVPQCRWDADNFVMLCPLHASSKLPNEISSSQGKGRKKCILKRQSHDPQAKAAAKQDGFSSSHRNLFGSTTKFVLCCSGLTIAEREIVSEFERLSGLKVLKKWNSSVTHVIASTDENGACRRTLKILMAILEGKWILSIEWIKACMKAMKPVEEGQYEINVDTHGVKDGPQQGRLRLLNKQPKLFDGMKFHLAGDFEPSYKGYLQDLVIAAGGTVLQRKPISCDQEAKPSASSTSSTFIIYSLEPPDKCDPNKRNIIFNRRRLDAEALSRSSGAKLATNVWVLNSIAACKLQSVTE; encoded by the exons ATGAAATCAGTTTCCAGTTGTCCGGTGTGTAAAGTGCCTTACCGGCGGAGAG AGGTTAGACCAGCTCCTCATATGGATAATTTGGTGAGTGTGTATAAAAGCATGGAAGTTGCTTCAGGCATCACTATATTTGTCACCCAGAATGCACCCTCAACAAAATTATCAG ATGAAGGAAAGCAAGTTGAAAGTGATTGCTGCCATGGTAAGCAAGAGACTGGTGGAGCTTGTCAGGATAAAGCAGAAGATAAAAGAAAATCGAAAGGAAAAGGATCCAAAAAATCATTCCAAACCAACCTACAAAATTCTGGTCCTGACACTACCAAACCTTCCTTTCCAACAAAGAAAAGAGTTCAGGTGCCACAGAATCTTCTTTCAAAAACCCCATTGCAGCCTCAAAAATGTGAATCTGGTTTGGTTGAAAGTACCAAAGAAGGATCTAAGAATGGTTCAAATGTTATAAATAAGAATCCAGTTCTATATGGAAAGGGAGAACCCGTTTTTTCACCATTCTTCTGGTTGAGAGAGGATGAGGATGCTGAAATATTAAGTCAAATGATGGACTCTGATCATGTCATGGATACGCCACTGCTGAATGCCCCTTCTTTTAGTGATATGAAGGATTCAGATGAAGAAATGCCCTCTGACATAATGCAAGAA GGGAAAGTGCATAGCAGTTCCAATGTTGCAGACTGTTTTGATAGTGCGATGTTTGACTGGACGCAGCGACCTTGTTCCCCTGAACTTTGTTCAAGTCCAATTGGAATGCAG TTTGGAGATACTGATGAATTTGATGGAATTCAAGAAAAGGAATTGAACACTTTCTCAAAGAGTACAACTGCATATGGCCAAGAACCCTTTACTGAAGCAGCAAAAACACTGAATACCAAACAAAGAAGTGATGTTCCAGATTTTGAGTCACCCTCTATGACCCACTCCAAAAATGCCTGTGGTCATATTGAAACTAAAAAGTCCAATAAGAAATGTAGGAAGTCAATTGCAACAGCCCAAAAGAAGCACAAAAAGAAAAGTATTGATCAAATTCTTGATACTAATGTCAATCCAAATATAGTAGCTGATTCTGTTGAGGAAACATGTGATAGGAATGTCAATTCTACAAACCTTGCAAATATAACTAATAAAATGTCTAAGAAGACTGTATCTGATATGGGAGTGATAGATTCAACACCTGATGGTGTTCCTGCTTTATTTGTTCATGCAACACATCTGAATGAGGGCATTAATATGATCAGTAATCTGCCTTCTGCATTTGATAACAAACATGGTAGTCATGAAGATTTTAATGCGAAGACCATACAGAGTCGTGAAAGGATCAACATGCAGGGCCAGAAAAATGCCTTTGTGAGATCAAAAAAGCGAAAGCAGGGTTTCGGGAAGGATAGCATACTTGAAGTTCCTGCAACAAAAACACAAAGAAACAAGGTTGCATTTTCTGAATTGTCCCCTTTATCTGTCCCTGCAGTTGATGAGAAAGCTGCTAATTTTGGGGAAAAAACAAGCCAACAGGCAAGAGAAATCAAGTCTTCAGTGAATCCAAAATGCAGTCAAAGATTGAGATGTTCAAAAAAGTTGAAAGTTTCCTCTGATGTCCCTAAAAATAAAATGGCTGATGACATTCAAAAAGGCCATATGAAAGTTGCTGCTGCAGAGGAAAATCAATCCAATGGTCATCCTGATTTCAATGATCTTGATCATGCATTCACAGCAAAGATTGCCAATAGTGGAGTGGTTTTGCGCAAATGTGAGACTGTTCCTAAAAAATTCCAGTGTGCCTTTTGTCATTCTGCAGAAGACTCTgag GCTTCAGGAGAGATGACCCACTACTTCAATGGCATGTGTGTCAAAGCAGATTATAATGGCGGATGCGATGTAATACACTCCCACAGGAATTGCACTGAATG GGCCCCCAATGTTTACTTTGAAGATGAGGTTGCAATCAATCTTGAAGCTGAATTAGCTAGAAGTCGGAGGATTAAATGCAGTCTCTGTGGAATCAAAGGGGCAGCTCTAGGGTGTTATGATAAGGGCTGTCGCAGGAGTTTCCATTTTCCTTGTGCAAAGTTGGTTCCACAATGTAGATGGGATGCT GATAACTTTGTCATGTTATGTCCTCTTCATGCCTCTTCTAAACTGCCTAATGAAATTTCTAGTTCTCAAGGTAAAGGGAGGAAGAAGTGCATTCTAAAAAG GCAATCACATGATCCTCAAGCTAAAGCTGCAGCTAAACAAGATGGCTTTTCAAGTTCTCATAGGAATTTATTTGGTTCTACTACCAAATTCGTTCTCTGTTGTTCAGGTCTCACAATTGCAGAAAGG GAAATTGTTTCTGAATTTGAGAGGCTCTCTGGACTTAAAGTGCTAAAGAAATGGAATTCTAGTGTTACACATGTCATTGCATCAACAGATGAGAATGGGGCATGCAGAAGAACCCTCAAAATCTTAATGGCTATTTTGGAGGGGAAGTGGATACTCAGTATTGAGT GGATTAAAGCTTGCATGAAGGCCATGAAACCTGTTGAGGAGGGGCAATACGAAATCAATGTTGATACTCATGGAGTCAAGGATGGTCCTCAGCAAGGAAGATTAAGACTTCTTAACAAG CAACCCAAGCTTTTTGACGGGATGAAGTTCCACCTTGCTGGGGATTTTGAACCTTCTTATAAGGGGTATCTGCAGGATCTTGTAATTGCTGCTGGTGGAACTGTTCTGCAAAGAAAACCCATTTCGTGTGACCAGGAAGCAAAGCCATCTGCGTCCTCTACATCATCGACCTTCATAATTTACAGTCTTGAGCCACCTGATAAGTGTGATCCCAACAAGAGGAATATCATTTTTAATCGTAGGAGGCTTGATGCAGAAGCACTCTCACGTTCATCGGGAGCCAAATTAGCAACCAATGTGTGGGTTTTGAACTCCATTGCTGCTTGCAAGTTGCAGAGTGTAACAGAATAA
- the LOC131168474 gene encoding protein BREAST CANCER SUSCEPTIBILITY 1 homolog isoform X1 — MADASHLERMGRELKCPICLSLFNCAVSLTCNHVFCNSCIVQSMKSVSSCPVCKVPYRRREVRPAPHMDNLVSVYKSMEVASGITIFVTQNAPSTKLSDEGKQVESDCCHGKQETGGACQDKAEDKRKSKGKGSKKSFQTNLQNSGPDTTKPSFPTKKRVQVPQNLLSKTPLQPQKCESGLVESTKEGSKNGSNVINKNPVLYGKGEPVFSPFFWLREDEDAEILSQMMDSDHVMDTPLLNAPSFSDMKDSDEEMPSDIMQEGKVHSSSNVADCFDSAMFDWTQRPCSPELCSSPIGMQFGDTDEFDGIQEKELNTFSKSTTAYGQEPFTEAAKTLNTKQRSDVPDFESPSMTHSKNACGHIETKKSNKKCRKSIATAQKKHKKKSIDQILDTNVNPNIVADSVEETCDRNVNSTNLANITNKMSKKTVSDMGVIDSTPDGVPALFVHATHLNEGINMISNLPSAFDNKHGSHEDFNAKTIQSRERINMQGQKNAFVRSKKRKQGFGKDSILEVPATKTQRNKVAFSELSPLSVPAVDEKAANFGEKTSQQAREIKSSVNPKCSQRLRCSKKLKVSSDVPKNKMADDIQKGHMKVAAAEENQSNGHPDFNDLDHAFTAKIANSGVVLRKCETVPKKFQCAFCHSAEDSEASGEMTHYFNGMCVKADYNGGCDVIHSHRNCTEWAPNVYFEDEVAINLEAELARSRRIKCSLCGIKGAALGCYDKGCRRSFHFPCAKLVPQCRWDADNFVMLCPLHASSKLPNEISSSQGKGRKKCILKRQSHDPQAKAAAKQDGFSSSHRNLFGSTTKFVLCCSGLTIAEREIVSEFERLSGLKVLKKWNSSVTHVIASTDENGACRRTLKILMAILEGKWILSIEWIKACMKAMKPVEEGQYEINVDTHGVKDGPQQGRLRLLNKQPKLFDGMKFHLAGDFEPSYKGYLQDLVIAAGGTVLQRKPISCDQEAKPSASSTSSTFIIYSLEPPDKCDPNKRNIIFNRRRLDAEALSRSSGAKLATNVWVLNSIAACKLQSVTE, encoded by the exons ATGGCGGATGCTTCTCATCTCGAGAGAATGGGCAGAGAGCTCAAGTGCCCCATCTG CTTGAGTCTGTTCAATTGTGCAGTTTCACTCACATGCAATCATGTATTTTGCAA ttcatGTATCGTCCAATCTATGAAATCAGTTTCCAGTTGTCCGGTGTGTAAAGTGCCTTACCGGCGGAGAG AGGTTAGACCAGCTCCTCATATGGATAATTTGGTGAGTGTGTATAAAAGCATGGAAGTTGCTTCAGGCATCACTATATTTGTCACCCAGAATGCACCCTCAACAAAATTATCAG ATGAAGGAAAGCAAGTTGAAAGTGATTGCTGCCATGGTAAGCAAGAGACTGGTGGAGCTTGTCAGGATAAAGCAGAAGATAAAAGAAAATCGAAAGGAAAAGGATCCAAAAAATCATTCCAAACCAACCTACAAAATTCTGGTCCTGACACTACCAAACCTTCCTTTCCAACAAAGAAAAGAGTTCAGGTGCCACAGAATCTTCTTTCAAAAACCCCATTGCAGCCTCAAAAATGTGAATCTGGTTTGGTTGAAAGTACCAAAGAAGGATCTAAGAATGGTTCAAATGTTATAAATAAGAATCCAGTTCTATATGGAAAGGGAGAACCCGTTTTTTCACCATTCTTCTGGTTGAGAGAGGATGAGGATGCTGAAATATTAAGTCAAATGATGGACTCTGATCATGTCATGGATACGCCACTGCTGAATGCCCCTTCTTTTAGTGATATGAAGGATTCAGATGAAGAAATGCCCTCTGACATAATGCAAGAA GGGAAAGTGCATAGCAGTTCCAATGTTGCAGACTGTTTTGATAGTGCGATGTTTGACTGGACGCAGCGACCTTGTTCCCCTGAACTTTGTTCAAGTCCAATTGGAATGCAG TTTGGAGATACTGATGAATTTGATGGAATTCAAGAAAAGGAATTGAACACTTTCTCAAAGAGTACAACTGCATATGGCCAAGAACCCTTTACTGAAGCAGCAAAAACACTGAATACCAAACAAAGAAGTGATGTTCCAGATTTTGAGTCACCCTCTATGACCCACTCCAAAAATGCCTGTGGTCATATTGAAACTAAAAAGTCCAATAAGAAATGTAGGAAGTCAATTGCAACAGCCCAAAAGAAGCACAAAAAGAAAAGTATTGATCAAATTCTTGATACTAATGTCAATCCAAATATAGTAGCTGATTCTGTTGAGGAAACATGTGATAGGAATGTCAATTCTACAAACCTTGCAAATATAACTAATAAAATGTCTAAGAAGACTGTATCTGATATGGGAGTGATAGATTCAACACCTGATGGTGTTCCTGCTTTATTTGTTCATGCAACACATCTGAATGAGGGCATTAATATGATCAGTAATCTGCCTTCTGCATTTGATAACAAACATGGTAGTCATGAAGATTTTAATGCGAAGACCATACAGAGTCGTGAAAGGATCAACATGCAGGGCCAGAAAAATGCCTTTGTGAGATCAAAAAAGCGAAAGCAGGGTTTCGGGAAGGATAGCATACTTGAAGTTCCTGCAACAAAAACACAAAGAAACAAGGTTGCATTTTCTGAATTGTCCCCTTTATCTGTCCCTGCAGTTGATGAGAAAGCTGCTAATTTTGGGGAAAAAACAAGCCAACAGGCAAGAGAAATCAAGTCTTCAGTGAATCCAAAATGCAGTCAAAGATTGAGATGTTCAAAAAAGTTGAAAGTTTCCTCTGATGTCCCTAAAAATAAAATGGCTGATGACATTCAAAAAGGCCATATGAAAGTTGCTGCTGCAGAGGAAAATCAATCCAATGGTCATCCTGATTTCAATGATCTTGATCATGCATTCACAGCAAAGATTGCCAATAGTGGAGTGGTTTTGCGCAAATGTGAGACTGTTCCTAAAAAATTCCAGTGTGCCTTTTGTCATTCTGCAGAAGACTCTgag GCTTCAGGAGAGATGACCCACTACTTCAATGGCATGTGTGTCAAAGCAGATTATAATGGCGGATGCGATGTAATACACTCCCACAGGAATTGCACTGAATG GGCCCCCAATGTTTACTTTGAAGATGAGGTTGCAATCAATCTTGAAGCTGAATTAGCTAGAAGTCGGAGGATTAAATGCAGTCTCTGTGGAATCAAAGGGGCAGCTCTAGGGTGTTATGATAAGGGCTGTCGCAGGAGTTTCCATTTTCCTTGTGCAAAGTTGGTTCCACAATGTAGATGGGATGCT GATAACTTTGTCATGTTATGTCCTCTTCATGCCTCTTCTAAACTGCCTAATGAAATTTCTAGTTCTCAAGGTAAAGGGAGGAAGAAGTGCATTCTAAAAAG GCAATCACATGATCCTCAAGCTAAAGCTGCAGCTAAACAAGATGGCTTTTCAAGTTCTCATAGGAATTTATTTGGTTCTACTACCAAATTCGTTCTCTGTTGTTCAGGTCTCACAATTGCAGAAAGG GAAATTGTTTCTGAATTTGAGAGGCTCTCTGGACTTAAAGTGCTAAAGAAATGGAATTCTAGTGTTACACATGTCATTGCATCAACAGATGAGAATGGGGCATGCAGAAGAACCCTCAAAATCTTAATGGCTATTTTGGAGGGGAAGTGGATACTCAGTATTGAGT GGATTAAAGCTTGCATGAAGGCCATGAAACCTGTTGAGGAGGGGCAATACGAAATCAATGTTGATACTCATGGAGTCAAGGATGGTCCTCAGCAAGGAAGATTAAGACTTCTTAACAAG CAACCCAAGCTTTTTGACGGGATGAAGTTCCACCTTGCTGGGGATTTTGAACCTTCTTATAAGGGGTATCTGCAGGATCTTGTAATTGCTGCTGGTGGAACTGTTCTGCAAAGAAAACCCATTTCGTGTGACCAGGAAGCAAAGCCATCTGCGTCCTCTACATCATCGACCTTCATAATTTACAGTCTTGAGCCACCTGATAAGTGTGATCCCAACAAGAGGAATATCATTTTTAATCGTAGGAGGCTTGATGCAGAAGCACTCTCACGTTCATCGGGAGCCAAATTAGCAACCAATGTGTGGGTTTTGAACTCCATTGCTGCTTGCAAGTTGCAGAGTGTAACAGAATAA